The genome window AATATCAATCAAATCATCAGTTTATCGTTCAAGCAATGCCTTCTCCCGGAGACTTTGCTGATCGGAAGTTCATCTGGAAGCAACcaaattttcttggaatttttacaaatactCGTGTTAAGACAATGtgagatttttcggaaaatactCATTAAAAATCATCTTTTAGGAGACCGGCTCAATCTTTGCCGAAATCGAATCCGAAAAGTCCAGCAAAGGTTTCAACCCCAACAGACTCTGGCATGTCCTCGCCGGTAGCTTCATCTGAGTCATTGGTAACTCCGTCTGTTCCTAGTTGGTCCAAATCACCGTCATCTCCAATTGATCATGGAAAATTTGCGGAAAACATCAATGATCTGAGTGTTCAAGTAAAAAAAGCAATTGATGAGAAGAATACACGTACGAGTGAAATGGTTTCAGTTGTCAATCAGATTAAAGCAGTTGAAGTGGATCTAGACAGGCAGGCCCAATTGGTGAATGAATTGAGTGAAAGAGTTAAGAGAGGAGAAATTCAATACTCGGTATGTAAACGAactctttttcatttcagcaaaatccacaacttttcaatgttttcagaatCTTGTGATGCATGAACGAAGTCTGAGAGTTGAGCTGGGTCGTCTCAAAAACAATGAAGCAGAGTCTATTGGACAATGAATTTATTGaacttgatttgaaaattagttgaagAAAATACGAGATAAATTACCGGTTTCGGAATTGAGAatcattttgatgaaaatcgaaatttgagaGAATAGTAAAGTAATCTGCGTTTGGAAGAAATATGACATCCGATATCGATGAGTTATGAATGAAGGGCAGAGGTAGACGGAAATTGTCAGAAAGAACTACGGAGAGATGATTGAATAGCTGAAAGTATATGTTTTCCGTCAAAACAAAAATGCCTGCCTAGTTTATAAAGTCATGTCCGATTGCGTGCCGGTAGCCAATTATAtaaatttgcagaaaacaGCCGATAGGCAGGCACAAGGCAGGCGCAATCTAAAGCATTTGTTACATCTATTACCTGTTCTGTAAACGTATTGTCCAGCCATCGATTCGCCAATTGAGATTTTAACCGGATGAAGAGCTCATGCTCACTGCTGTAATCCGATAATTTGCGACTAGACCAATGTCTTATTTAATCTTACTTGTGCAATGGAGTCACCATAAAACTGCGTAGTTGAGACTTTTCTTGGTCATCCGGATAAGTCTCCAGACTGGTTATGTgaattattattgttattgtGTCTGTGAAGAAAAGTGTTAAGAACAGGTGTAAAATTAATGAGTCTCACTTGATATTCCTTGTATCTTTGCACTTGCACTCAAACAAAGATAGCTTACTGGTTTCATTGATGGGAGGGAGgtaaagtttctgaaaaattgaagattaaaaacatttctgtaATCGAAACTCACCCGTCGAATAATCCTTTTTCACACATCGCCTCGAGCATTTCTGCGAGAAGTTTTTCATGAATATGATACGCAACATGGCGTTTTGGAATCTCATCCGAAACTTCGTTTGGTAAAAATACAGCTGGCTCACTTGCCGGATATTCAATTTCTCCTTCCAGAAAATACCGGATTTGTTTGGTAGATGACGTGTATGGGgcttttttgaacattctgaATGACATCTCCGATGtgtctggaaaatatttaatttttgaggaaaaaatcaactgattacttgaaaatatgggaaaatcaACTTGAAGCTCATGAATATCGCTTCTAATTTTGCTGTCAAGCAATTGAACAAGTATATGACAAATTGcttcttttatattttctctgaaacatAAAATCAGTAATGGAACATAATACAGTGAAAACGTTAACAATCTTACTCAACTGCCTCTCGAATCAAAGATGTTACGAACCATCCATTTGTTACAGGATCTTCCACGGTTTCAGGTGAAAAACCACTGAAAATATAGTCAAATAAACAAACTTCtgagaatttccaaaaaaaaaacgttgtgggttttgggaaaaataaacaattagtAATTTTGCAGcttaccaaatttttaaccaattttttcagaactaatttttcaaaaagtcttaCCAATTGATGACTCCATGTAAAAACGGATACCCGTTTGCAAAAGTTGGAACAAGAGCACCAAGAGACACGTTCTTGAACtttattttcacagaaaatgtgTCATAGAACTTGAAGAAGAGAAAATTACGAACATAGGAGCCAGATATTGTAAATGAGAAATCAGTTATCttaaatgataattttattgTCAATCAACCAAAAGTGGATGACTTACATTGAGATAATAATCTTTGTACGGGCCCGCGAGTTCTgatgagaattttgaaaaattaaagtcaGTGACGGTTGTATCTTTTAACGTTACTCCACAAATGAAACGAGATGCATCCATTGGTGGAAGCTTTGCTTTTAATATTTCATCTTTAAAATGTGTTGACATTGAAGATACATATTCTTGAATTGCATTTCGAGATACCTGTACAATATGGAGATATTGGGAGAAAAAAGCTAATGAACTTACGTCTATAactaaattttgagcaaaaaacgGTACAGGATATATGAGCAGAGGTAGTAAAAGTTTGAGCATGGTTAGGCTGAAATTTGGAAGCGAATTAATAcaacaattagaaaaaaaaatattcaaaaatgaagtAAATCTCGAATAAACCCTTTCCCTTTCAATGTTCACCAATATTTTCATTGATGATTCATCTAGAAACATATAAATTGTGCAATaaatgaagagaaaaatgTCTTGTTATGAGACGAGACACCGACACTATACAAGACGAAAAAAGGGCAAGGAGATGGAAAAGAAGCATGTATGTTTGCATAAGAGTATCGATTCAACAATGCTGCAATTGTTATCAGTATTTTCGAATACCATTTCGTAAATAtatcagttgttttttttaattctttacggcaatttgagaaaattcagttaaaatgttttagaaactaactaaaaataaaataaaataagaaagaaaTAAGATGGTTcgttttttcctatttttattaagcattcaacattttattttttcgaaaaatacataaaatgaGATCGAGCGAGCACttcgaaaattggaatatgAACACTTGTATAATTCGCTCTAGGAAGTGTATAATTTTTAAGACTTTCACAAAATAAtgcatttatttgaaaaatttttcaatagagtTCACGAGCTCACAATTGAGGATCACATGCCAATTGTCTCTGAATTTCTTTGCGAATTTCATTATCGATCTGGAAAATATCATTCGTTGACAGCTATCAAATGAGCAAACATACCTTTCGATTACTGCCCGGACGAAGTTTCACATTCCACAGCGTTTGCAAATTCGTTGGTGTCGTTTCAGAATCGGACAGAAGAATCGTATTGTTGAGTGTAATCCTGAATATTCTAAGCAATTGtgagaaaacaatttaaagaaaattacgGAGTACGCAATCCATCATTTATCAACGCAATAGATGGCTCACGTCCTGCCTGTTGACGAGATCTTCTGTGAATTTGAGTTGAATCGAAAAATGAGGAAACATCTGCATCAAAATCAATCGTCGAATTCGCGTGTTGAATACCAGACGAACGTCGTGTTTTCTCAGCAGGTACTGGTGAAGTGTAGTTGAAATGAAAACTAGCCTGTCTTGAACGAACTGTACCATTCATGTCACTAACATCAGCCAGGAATCCTCTTTCGTGCTGAAATATCGatagtgaaaaattaatattgggtttgcaaaaacaatttaaGTATCAAaacaacttccaaaaaatgagaagcTCAGGAAATCTTGACTTAATCATTAATTTACCGTTGTCTTATCCATCATCATCGTTGGATCCAGGAATGATGATTTCTCAGCAATCGTATCACTTCTCGAGATTCCCAGATTATCAATTTCCATTGGTGAACCAATGAATCTTGCAACTTCGGGAGACGTTCTCTGGAGCGTAGGACGAGATTTCGAGGTATGTGCAAGCTGAATACGACGAAGAAGCATTGAGTCATTCGCTCTTGGAGAAACGGATGACAGATGGGTCGGTTCTTTCTCGTATTCTTCTTTCAGATTCTTCAACATCACCAGATACTCTTCCATGGTTGAAATCGCCAATTCAATCGATTTTCCTCCAAGAATTGGAATATACGCGGCTGCAGTGTTTCCAGACAATTCCAGAATCTGTTCGATCGTATTTGTGTAGGCCTGAAACGTTTCTTTTAGTATCTGGctgttcaaatttcatatcACAGTTACACATGATTCTGTGATGtttggaacaaaaatatatCGAAATCTGCCCCATATGTGAGCATCTATAGGCACTAGGCAGGCATACTTTGCCTACCATTGGAGCCGTAGTTGAGACAAACTTGAGGCAACAATTCAACATACCGATTCAATTTCTTCGTTactcattttattttgaagaccTTTGACTCGTTACTCGTTTCAAGTAGAAAAGttcgaaataatttaaattttataaaatttgtttttattttccatcaACGTGTAACAatattccaaacattttttaaataaacaaaagttcaatataaaaaaaaaacgtgttaaaatatttcactAATCGAAGCAAAACTTAATTATTTCTAAACTTATCGTTCTTACGTCTAGCTGTAGACAAATTAATGACGGAaagtaagttttcaaatgctttattttaatcaaaagtACTTTTCAGTAAAGCATACTGACAATGGAACAGTGGAATTGCCAAAAGGAAAAATAGTCGGATGCTCGTGGCAAGTTATTAGAAAACTCGGAGAAGGTGGCTGTGGAAGTGTATACCTCGTCAAAAATCTTGAAGATGAGACTGAGGCAGCAATGAAAGCAGAATCAAATGGTGCAGCAGGAGGATGTGTTCTGAAATTAGAAGTCgcaattttaaagaaattgtcAGGCAAACCTCATGTCTGTCAATTTCTTTTTGCTGCAAGACTGACGGATTTCACTTACGTGATTATGACACTTCTTGgtgaaagtttgaataaaattgtcaAGTAAGAATATTTATGaattaatactttttttgctataattattaattttcagaagaatagCTCGTCAAATCACCGTCTCTTCGCAAGTCCGTATTGCTGCTAATGTGCTcttttgtttgaaacaaaTCCATGACGTAggaattgaattcaaaaattaattgaaggaCATCAATATGTTCAGATTGGTTTCATCCATCGTGATCTGAAACCAGCTAACATGGCGCTCGGATACAAGACAAATAACGACGAATGCCGCTTTTTTCATGTCCTTGACTTTGGACTTGCTCGTCAATTTGTTGTGTCACAATCCGATCAACCAAGCAAATTGATGATGAGAAGACCAAGGGAGAGGTCTCTTTTCAGGTAAACTTGATTATTGCAGATTGTACGaaagtagtttttaaattatttcagaggCACAACACGTTATTGTTCAATCAGAATGCATGATCGTGCTGAGCAGGGAAGAGTGGACGATCTTTGGAGCATCTTGTATCTGCTTGCTGAGCTCCGTGGACCTCTTCCATGGTCATCGCAAAAGTAAGGACCATATGATCAAAAACATACTAGTCTGTCCAACAGGCATTGTATAACAGGGGTTTGGGTCGGTGCAGAACTTACCTGACAAACAACTCGGCCCCTTTTTTTTATAGGGAACTCTAGTTTTTTTATTAGTGTAGAATATTTTGCCCTATCAGTTTTCCTGTCCAACCATCAGCAAATCGTCACTTTTCTCCAGTACGTGAGATCTAATAATGATAAGAGGCGATTCAATTGGCGCCACTGATGCTATGCCATTTACGAGCGGAAGTtgttgatttttagttttcaaaaattaattgcagTGATAAGCGAGTCGTTGGAGAGATGAAAAGACTACATTCCGATGAAGTCGTTCTTCAAAATAGTCCGATGGAGTTCTTAGAGATTGCCAAGTACTTGAGGTAGATCTTTTATGATTGTATAAACCTCAATTGAATGTTTACAGAAGTCTTACATACTTCCACCGCCCGGATTaccacaaaattttcatgCTTCTCATTTCGATCATGAGtaaaggaaaattttcatgGAATGATCCATTTGATTGGGAAATGCCTATCTCCACACCACCATCAAAATCAATTACAAAGTCGCCAAATCAGTTGAGTAAGGAGACAATCAAAAAAGCAAGTAGAGAGAAGACATTGAGCAAGGAGAAGACGAGCAAAGAAGACATTAAGACGGCACAGAAAACAAGTATTGAGAAGGATGTAAAGGAGAAGCTTAGTAAGGAAATGGCGAGCAAGGAGAAAATCAGTCTTTCGGCGGAGAAAATTAATATGTCGGCAGAAAAGATAGAAGAAGATAATAAGAAGGAAGAATACATGAGAATGTTGCCATTTGATCCTGATTTCTTTGCTTCTGATCCCAttggtttctgaataaatattttggagaattgacgttttttatttttcactacCACTGAtatcaaagttttaaaagtaaCGGAAACAATTATCATCGGCTCGAGAAATCGTATGACTCACAATATTGCAGGTTTAGTTAACGACTTTGAGACTTAATGTATTCTCTTATCAGAAGATCAAGAGTTTTCATAGCTGTAAACCGTAAAACATTTGTTTAACTACATAAATATTCAAGCGCTTTGCACGCTTTATGATTGGGAAGTTAAAACTATACATACTCAAGTTCTAACGAACTTATTGGCTATGTTGGTGTCCTAAGCTTCACACGGAGCGCTCTCAGTGAGTGACTAGACTACTGGCTCGCTCTCCAGGCTCGCGAAGACACGACTGTAAGCGTAACTTTTATTTCTAGGCGCTTCCCGATCATGCTCCAGGAGCAACAATTCGTTAAGCAGGACATTTCTTAATTGTTGTAACAGCTGCTCTACTTAGAAGTGCTTTTTGCACTTTCACGTTTTCcaagagcaacaaaaatatttttaatgttatgAGGAAGTGTAGGTAGATAGTCTGGTGCTACTCTGccgtttaataattttttgattgttaaTATGATCAAACTGCTGCCTGTATTCCTatatttccacaaaatttgatCATTCTGACCAAACTTCACAGAATCGTCATTTCAACTGATAAATGCACAACATAAATGTCAATGATGACACTGAATACTTTAAGACCAATCTCTGCAAACAATATTTGTAGTTTCACAATGTTTCAACATGTTGCAGTTGGAATGCTCTAATGAAATCAATAGCAGACGAAGATTAAATGTGAATCAGAGAATTGAGTCACTGTGAATGCCTGGAAATACTTGTGATGAAAGAGTTCTTGTCATATGAAATatgggaatatttttttcttcagtgaTGTGAAAATATACGATTCTGcaggaatttcaaatatttgagtataaagaaaaatgatttttttgagtgaGACGAtgtaatgagaaaaataagctttattgaaaataaaacaaggcAATTAACTAAAACTCTGCAAAATATCGATGTACTTTAAATGATTCAAACTATGTTCAGTGTCAAATAACAATCTTAGGAAGCAAGCACAACTTTATTAGAATTAATaagaattaataaattaataagaCAACcagtacaaaattttttcagatagtgAAAAATATCTTTTACCTATATCGGCAAAAATTCCGACGTTTTTTGGCAGCAGACAAGCGCAGGTTTTACTGAAGGCGagtaggcaggcatttttGTGCCTACAAGGAAGCCTGAACCATTTTCCAAGATTTTTGCATGCACGTTTTGCGTGtgctttgaaatttgttccATTAAAGTTcctaaaaattgtagttttctaTGATGAACTGTTCCGGAATTACTTCGATTTTTGTCTCCTTACTGACGCGTTTATTAACTGATTGCACAATGCGAGCGTAGGTTATTAAGTCATTTTAATCTGTCATAAGCTCCCTCGATCcatttttccgcaatttcAGATTATTCTTCACATTGGCACTTCCATTTTTACAACTTGACTTATCGTAAAAGTTGCGGTTccatttagaaaaaagttattgtaGTCCTGTATTTACCTACATTCTCCATACAATACAGCACTTCAACCTCCACAATCATTCTTGAAGTCTGAATCATCGCTCTTGATTTTGATGATAATGATGATAGTTCTAGAATTGCCAGTATTTCACCCGCAAAATGAGAATGATTCAGTGTTGAAAAGGTTTCCTTACTCTGATAAGAAGGAGCATAAAGCCGATTGGGTAGAAGACGATAAGAcctcctcttttttttttcaattgaaacacTTTTCTATATAACACTTTATTTTCTTTAGAATacttagttttttgtttcgacATGACTCAAACTGAAAGCTACGACTTGCAGACTCAAAGAATGGTTGCTGCCCAGCAGAATAATGGGAAGATATTTGGGAGATTCGATCCAATTCACATTGGTCTTGCAGTCATTTCTATCATCTTCCTAATTCTTTCGATCGTCTTTATTATTCTCTTCGCTACAAAACACGGTgagttgaacattttgaattcttttaaaaagattttaagaTTTCTAGGTTACGTTAGATTTCTAGGTTACATTTATAAGGATTTTAGAACGGTCGGTGTCGATttattttaaacgttttaaagttaactttttttaattgtgaaatttaaatgtttttgtaatCCACCATATAACTTGACTATagggatttaaaaaaaactaagctAGCATCCGGCTTTTCCAAATTCTGGACGATTCGTATTTATTAACCAGTTTTTTCCATGTTACTgtgggttttcaaaaattaaataaaaaacagatGCCATTATTTTTATGTACATTATCCAAATAACTAGACACCAGGTTTTAAGAGATTCGCAAATGGAGTGGagaattcaattcaaaaaattattgaaaacttaaaacatatatttttcaaatttttttgaaatatttcgcaattctgaaaagtttcgtcatattcctgaaaataatttaaaaaaataagagacCGTAATACCAccaaattaattgtttttagacTCTTCTTCGGGATTCTTGGCAACTGGATTTTCCGATAGTAACGCAAGTGATGTTTCAAATGATCTCAGAGGCCTTCTGAAAAACAAGTACACTGTGAACTCATTTGCAGCAGATGTTCAGTATGTTACTCATGATCTCctctattttgaaaaccaacattttcagagacaAAACAGTTAGTGCAGTTTTCTCCCTTCGAGACTCTGTTTCTGCAGATGATgtgcaaaaagttttggcCGGATCCAAGTTGGTATCTCAAGTGGAAACGACTTGTGAGTTTAATGCCAATAAAATAAGAGATTAGAACATGTTGGAGGTGTGAATATTTTTAGTATGATAAGATGGCAAAACTTATGATAAGAAAGTAAATAACTTGGATTGTGGTCGGACTGTGTATATGTTTTATGATCGTCTAGAACGGAATCGAaatgataatttaattttaaaaacgatgCAATGATACAATGtttggaatgaaaattttagatggAGACAAAGCTACTGCCGTATGTCGTCGACAACAGACATTTGCTTCAACAGTTTCTGCAGCTCCAACAAATCCACCAACTACCGTTACCACTGCAGCTCCTCCAGTTGTCGCGAGATGTAGGCTACTCTAAAGTACtcgattcaaaaaatgaattttatttttagattgtaAAAGCAACCCAATCACCCGTGATATTGTTCTTGTCGTGGATATGGACGATCTGGAAAAGAACAATCACACTGAAAAGATGGCCAGTTTAACTGTCATTCGTGATAGTTTGGTGAAGGGAATCACTTTCCCACAGGccaacatttttgtgaaagCAGTAATTAATAACACTGTCACCGATATCTCAAAGAAATTCGCCGACAACGCTGAtcagttcaaaaatgatttcaacATTCTTCTGAACACTGCAACTTTCTACAACGCATTGTCTTTCAAATTTGCTGATGTTTTGGCACAGTcgattgcaaatttcaaaacaggACGTCAATATGTCCCTGGGGCAATTTTTGCAATCACTGACAAACGAATCAGTTCAGCTGTCGAATCAAATCCTAAAGATATTGGAATATATGTCGGAGTAACCGGAGTTCGTGATAGTTATCTCAAGAGTTATGCTGACGCTCGTGCTGCTGATGAAGTAATTTCCAAGGAATCT of Caenorhabditis elegans chromosome II contains these proteins:
- the F54H5.3 gene encoding Major sperm protein (Confirmed by transcript evidence), which codes for METKQSMDYIIKGPGGTTKPIAPKLITVNPLNIIIESNSGQIDKTLELKNIYPCRIAFRVRTNGPTRYTVCPSKGFLSNGEKVAIQITLIDGTKYQSNHQFIVQAMPSPGDFADRKFIWKQPNFLGIFTNTRVKTMRPAQSLPKSNPKSPAKVSTPTDSGMSSPVASSESLVTPSVPSWSKSPSSPIDHGKFAENINDLSVQVKKAIDEKNTRTSEMVSVVNQIKAVEVDLDRQAQLVNELSERVKRGEIQYSNLVMHERSLRVELGRLKNNEAESIGQ
- the F54H5.14 gene encoding Lipid-binding serum glycoprotein C-terminal domain-containing protein (Confirmed by transcript evidence), with protein sequence MLKLLLPLLIYPVPFFAQNLVIDVSRNAIQEYVSSMSTHFKDEILKAKLPPMDASRFICGVTLKDTTVTDFNFSKFSSELAGPYKDYYLNITDFSFTISGSYVRNFLFFKFYDTFSVKIKFKNVSLGALVPTFANGYPFLHGVINCGFSPETVEDPVTNGWFVTSLIREAVEENIKEAICHILVQLLDSKIRSDIHELQVDFPIFSNTSEMSFRMFKKAPYTSSTKQIRYFLEGEIEYPASEPAVFLPNEVSDEIPKRHVAYHIHEKLLAEMLEAMCEKGLFDGNFTSLPSMKPVSYLCLSASAKIQGISNTITIIIHITSLETYPDDQEKSQLRSFMVTPLHNSEHELFIRLKSQLANRWLDNTFTEQLFNHLSVVLSDNFRLPLPFIHNSSISDVIFLPNADYFTILSNFDFHQNDSQFRNR
- the F54H5.5 gene encoding uncharacterized protein (Confirmed by transcript evidence) — translated: MSNEEIESAYTNTIEQILELSGNTAAAYIPILGGKSIELAISTMEEYLVMLKNLKEEYEKEPTHLSSVSPRANDSMLLRRIQLAHTSKSRPTLQRTSPEVARFIGSPMEIDNLGISRSDTIAEKSSFLDPTMMMDKTTHERGFLADVSDMNGTVRSRQASFHFNYTSPVPAEKTRRSSGIQHANSTIDFDADVSSFFDSTQIHRRSRQQAGREPSIALINDGLRTPITLNNTILLSDSETTPTNLQTLWNVKLRPGSNRKIDNEIRKEIQRQLACDPQL
- the F54H5.2 gene encoding Protein kinase domain-containing protein (Partially confirmed by transcript evidence); its protein translation is MLYFNQKYFSVKHTDNGTVELPKGKIVGCSWQVIRKLGEGGCGSVYLVKNLEDETEAAMKAESNGAAGGCVLKLEVAILKKLSGKPHVCQFLFAARLTDFTYVIMTLLGESLNKIVKRIARQITVSSQVRIAANVLFCLKQIHDIGFIHRDLKPANMALGYKTNNDECRFFHVLDFGLARQFVVSQSDQPSKLMMRRPRERSLFRGTTRYCSIRMHDRAEQGRVDDLWSILYLLAELRGPLPWSSQNDKRVVGEMKRLHSDEVVLQNSPMEFLEIAKYLRSLTYFHRPDYHKIFMLLISIMSKGKFSWNDPFDWEMPISTPPSKSITKSPNQLSKETIKKASREKTLSKEKTSKEDIKTAQKTSIEKDVKEKLSKEMASKEKISLSAEKINMSAEKIEEDNKKEEYMRMLPFDPDFFASDPIGF
- the F54H5.2 gene encoding Protein kinase domain-containing protein (Confirmed by transcript evidence), which translates into the protein MKRLHSDEVVLQNSPMEFLEIAKYLRSLTYFHRPDYHKIFMLLISIMSKGKFSWNDPFDWEMPISTPPSKSITKSPNQLSKETIKKASREKTLSKEKTSKEDIKTAQKTSIEKDVKEKLSKEMASKEKISLSAEKINMSAEKIEEDNKKEEYMRMLPFDPDFFASDPIGF
- the F54H5.2 gene encoding Protein kinase domain-containing protein (Confirmed by transcript evidence): MLLISIMSKGKFSWNDPFDWEMPISTPPSKSITKSPNQLSKETIKKASREKTLSKEKTSKEDIKTAQKTSIEKDVKEKLSKEMASKEKISLSAEKINMSAEKIEEDNKKEEYMRMLPFDPDFFASDPIGF